The genomic region ATAGATAGCCCTTCATCGGCGCAGGAATGGTCGCAGGTTGCAGAACAAAGAACAGTTGTCAGAGGTCAGGAGCTGAAAACACAGGTACTTTCTTTGCCATCGGCTATTGGCCCTCAAGGGTTATGGTTTCGCTTGCAATCTTTAGCTTCGAGCCGGCCCTCCTAGTTATATCGTCTACGACGACGGCGGCGGCGGGGAGCAGTGTCTTTTTCACGTTCTTTGGGGGGCTCACCCGAAACCACCCGGGGCTTGCCGGGCTCGGTGGCTACCCCTCGAGCGCGGCTCGAGTTGCGCTGGATGGTCTCCTGACGGCGCTCCAGCGATTGCGGGCGCTGTCCTGCCTCGAGGCGCTCTACCTGCACCAGCTCGGCCTCGAAGATGTGCTCCCCCACCTTCTGCGTGAGGCGCACCGGGTAGCCCGCCTCATCGAAGTAAAGCAGGCTGAGGCCGGGGCGCAGGCGGTAGACCCGCACACTTCGCTCTACCTTCTCGCCCGAGGCGATAACTTCCAGATTTTGATCGGGCAGGCGTTCGGCATAGGCTCGCCCCCCTACCAGGGCAAACTTTTCGACCCCGCCCACCTCCAGCTTGAGCGCCCCCACCGCCAGAATCAACGAGAGCGGGTCGTACATCTGGGTCAGGTAGGGGATGGCGAAGTCGTCCTTGCCTTGGCTCACCGTGACCAGCCCATCCTCGAGCGAAAACTCCACCTCCATCACCCGGGCCCCGTTGCCCTCTACCCGCTCACGGTAGCGGCGGGGCAGGCCCTCCTGATCTACCTCGCTCTCCCAGCGTTGCCGGGTTCTGGGCGGGGGCAGCTCGACATTGGCTTCCAGGGTCAGGCGCAGCCCGTCCCGGCGCGGCTCCACGGTCAGGCGCTGCTCGCCCGCCGGATGCCCGGCATACTTGAGGCTGTACCGGAGCGACTGCGGAATCGCCGTGTCCATGCTTTTATCCTACCAGCCCTGAAGGGGTAATCTCCGGGCTCGAGGGTTCAGCACCCAAGACAGCACACAAAATTTGGGTCATTTCCCCGCCCTCCGCCCTGGGTTTTGGCTATCGGCCAACGACGATTGACCATTGACTATGGACGATAGACCCCCGCCCTACCCCAAGGCCTCCGAGAGCAGCCGGTGAAAATGATGCACCCCCTGCTCCCGCTTCACGCTGAAACGACCCTGGTGGTAGAAGCGGGACTTAACCCCTTTCTGCACGGCCTCCACCACCACCTCGTCCTCCCGCTCCACCCGGTCGAGGGCGGCCCCGGCCCCCGCCTCGAGCTTGCTGGCATCCCAAACGTAGGGCAGAAACGAGACCTTGGTCAGCTCGGGGCCCAAGGGGCGCACCACGTTGACCGAGAGGCCCCAGGGGTAAAAGTTCAGCATCAGGTTGGGGAACACCCAGTAGTAGTAGGCGGCAATGCGCTTGCCGTAGTCGGGTGAGTCCTTGGGCAGCTCAAAGCAGGGCTCGCCGGGGGCCGCAATGCCCAGTTGCAGATTGCACCAGTCGTAGATTTCGGTGGTATAGCTGCCGTAGTCGATGGCCGTGTTCAGCGAGGCGTGGATGTAGGGGATGTGGAAGCCCTCGAGGTAGTTGTCGCAGTAGAGCGCCCAGTGGGCCCGCACCAGGTAGTCGCGGGCCCGGGCCGGCTCAAAGTAAAACTGTTCAAAGGGCATCCAGCCCACGCGCGCCTCTATGGGCCTCAACACCTCCTCCAGTGGAACGGCAGGGTTCAGGCTGGCAAAGAGGAACTTCCCTTTCCCCCAGGTCGCAAAGGCCACCTTGGGCAGGTCATCTTTGGGGCTGGGGAAGCCCTGTACCCCTTCGAACTCCGGCATAGCCTGAAAACAACCGTCCAGGCCAAAGCGTCGCCCGTGGTAGCGGCAGCGCAAATAGCGGGCGTTGCCGCCGGTCTCGGCCACCAGCATCCCCCGGTGGGTGCAGACGTTGGAGAGGAGGTGCAGGCGGTCTTCAAAGTCGCGGGTCAGCACCAGGGGCTCGTCCAGGCAGCCCTCGAGCAGGGTAAAGGGCTTGACGGTACCGGGGGCCTTCAGGTCGTCGGTGTCGCCCACCCACTGCCAGCTCCGGGCAAAGACCTTTTCCTTGGCGGCCTCGTAGAGGGCCGGGTCTTTGTAGAAGCTCGAGGGCAGGGTGGCGGCCTGGGCAATCTCGGGGTGCACTTCAAGGGGTTTCATGGTTGCTCCTTGGCAGATTGGGCTGAGGTGGGATAAGCCAACAAACCAGGTCGGTACAGCCAGGCTTCGACTGTACGTCGGTCGCTAGGGTTTTATTTACCGGCAGCAATAATGGCCCTGGCAAAGCGCAATAGCTTGGTCTGAATATCGGACCAGGAGCGCATGGTTCCCATTATAAAAGCAAATCCCCCCGCGCCTCGGCGGGGGGAAGAGAGCGCTGTAGGCGCCTTTTACCGACCCCACTCCAGCTTGACCACCAGTTCGCCGCCTCTGGGGTTTATGCTCACCTCGAGCCTATCCCCTCCGCGGCGGTACTCTGCCTCGTAGGCCGGGTTCTTCTTACCCTTCTTAGACTTGAAGTTCACCTTCACCCAGCCCTTGGACACCAGGTCGCGGTGGTAGTAGTCAAAAACCTGCTCCACATCGCCCCCTCGGTAGGCCACGCGGTACTCGGTGTCCTCGCGCTCTTCCCACAGCACCCCGTAGCCCGGTACGGGGGTGATAAAGAAAATGGGCGGCTTAGGCGTTGCCCCCACGGGCGGCTGGGGGTTGCTGGCCCAACGGGGCTGCACGTTGTAGTGCACCACGTCGCTCACCCAGTCCTGGTCGGGCAGCGGGGTGACCACAATCGAGAGGGCCCGGGCCAGGTTGCTGGCCCCCTGCACCCGCATCTGCCCGCTCTTGATGTCGGCCATCTGCGCGAGCGAGAGCGGCGTGCGGCTGGCCACCGCCAGCACCTGGTCTATCCCGGCAGGCCCGCTGATGGTGAACTCGTAGCGCGCCCCACCCTCGGGAAAGACCCGGGTCTCGCCCGCACGCAGGAAGTTGTTCTGGTTGAAGGGGTTGGGCAGGATCAGGTCAATCTGGCCATCGGCGTTGATGTTGAACAGGTACACGTAGGCATTTTGGTTGACCTGGACGTAGATTTTGATCTTGTCGCCGAAGTAGTAGGTGGCGTTACCCAACCCCGAAGGGTCGCGGTCGAGCCAGGTCTGTACGCTAAGGTCGGTGGGTACCGGGTTGAGGATGATGCCCTGGGGGCTCATCACCGGCGTTGCAGAGGCCATCAGGCCCAACAATCCGACCATGCTTACAAGCAGTCGCTTCATCTCGTTCCTCCTGAACCCAGGGTAGGAAACCCGAAGCCCCCTGCCATGAAGACCGCATCAGCAAAACTTAACCTTGGCGTTGAGCGATTCTTTAGTTGCTAGACCCAAAAACCCCCTTATGCGAAAACTGCATAAAGGGGGTTTGGTGTTTTGGACTTGGTGGGCGACGAGGGACTCGAACCCCCGACTTCATCCTTGTAAGGGATGCACTCTACCGACTGAGTTAGTCGCCCTTATGGTGACCCCAAGGGGATTCGAACCCCTGTTACCGCCGTGAGAGGGCGGCGTCCTAGGCCACTAGACGATGGGGCCCCTGAAGGTTTTGGCTCGGCGGGGATGGGCCCGCCCACAAGACCGTTCATAAGGGTAGCATAGGCTTGCCGGTTCGTAAAGCCAAACCCCCGGGCAAAGCCCGAGGGTTTTTTGGTGGACCGCACAGGACTCGAACCTGTGACCAACCGATTAAAAGTCGGTTGCTCTACCAACTGAGCTAGCGGTCCGGTTTAGCAGCCTGTGGAGCAGTAAGCTTCCTACAGCCTTAGAGATTATAGGCAAAGGGCCTTCGGTTGTCTATAGCGCAAGGGGCTTAAAAAAGGCCGAGGGCCGGTGCTTGACCGACCCTCGAGCCCCGTTCAACCTACCAGATATAGAAGATGGTCACGATAAACAGCCAGACCGCGTCCACCAGGTGCCAGTACATCGAGGAGCCCTCGAGGGTACCCTGCTCGTGGTTGTTGATCTTACCCGCCAGCCCCTGGGCATAGGCCAGGGTCAGACCCGTACCTCCAATGACCACGTGGGCCCCGTGCAGCCCCACGATCATGAAGAAGGCCGTAAACCACAAAGCCGCCTTTTGGGCCGCCTCCGACTGCCCGGCAGCGTTCAGGGCCTCCACATAGTGCCCCGAAGCGATGGCAAACTCCCAGATTTGGAAGAGGAAGAAGACCACCCCCAGCAGGATGCTGATCAGCATACCCAGCTTGAAGGGCGAGAACTTGTTGGTGCGCAGGTCGTGGTGGGCGTAGTGCACCGTAAAGGAACTGGCCACCAGGAAGAAGGTGTTGAGCAAGGCCAGCCAGAGAGCCGGGCGGTGATCCTCGGGCGGTACCGCGGCCCCGGTCAGGCGCAGGTAGAGGTAGCCCGCAATCAGGATGCCAAACAGGGCAATTTCCGAGACGATGAACCAGGCCATCCCCACCCAGGCGTTGGATTTGCCGGTCACGGTATGGTGCTCCACCGGGTGGTCGTACTCCCGGCGCAGGGCCCACTGGAAGAGGCTATACAAAAACAGCACCAGGCCCACCGCCAGCCAGCCACCCCAGCCCGGCACCCCACCTACCGCGGCATTGCCCATATCGGGGGCCAGCGAAATTCCGATACCGGTGACCAAAAGACCCACCGCGGTCATGAACGGCCAGACCGTAGGGGCCGGTAGATGAATGGTAGCGGGGTCTACCGGGGTCGGCTTCAGCCCTTCTTTTTCCCAGTCGTAGAGGGGCCGCTCGGACTTGAAGACGGTGGGGAACTGCACCGCGAAGTTGTACGAAGGCGGAGGCGAGGAGGTAGCCCACTCAAGGGTATACCCGCCCCAGGGGTTGTCGGGAGCCTTGACGTTCTGGCGGAAGCTCTGAATCACCGCAATCATCCAGGCAATACCCCCCAGGGCCAGAATCACCGCCCCCACGGTGGAAGCGAAATTCAGCTCGTTCCATAGGTAGAGCCCATCAGGGTAGGTGTAGTAGCGGCGGGGCATCCCCAAAAAGCCCAGCACATACTGGGGCATGAAGGTGAGCAGATAGCCCACCAAAAAGAGCCAGAAGTGCACCTTACCCCAGAACTCGGGGTACATCCGACCGGTAATCTTGGGCCACCAGTAGTAAAGCCCGGCAAAGGCCAGGAAGCCCGAGCCGGCCATCAGCACGTTGTGGAAGTGGGCCACCACAAAGTAGCTGTCCTGCACCTGGTAGTCGAAGGGCACCACCGCCAGCATGACTCCGGTAATCCCCCCCAGCAGGAAGTTGAACATGAAGCCCATCACGAAGAGCAGAGGGGTCTTGAAGTCGAGCTGACCGCCCCAGAGCGTGCCCAACAGACTGAAAATCTTGACCCCGGTCGGCACCGCCACCAGCACCGTGAAGAAGACGAAGACGAGCTGGAAGAGGAGGCTCTCGCCCACCGTGAACATGTGGTGCGCCCAGACCAAAAAGCCCACCACTGCAATCCCCACCAGGGCAAACACCATGAAGCGGTAGCCAAAGACCGGCTTACGGGCAAAGGTAGAGGCCACTTCGGCAGCAATGCCCAGGTAGGGCAGCAGCATGATGTACACCGCCGGGTGGGAGTAGAACCAGAAGAACTGCTGGTACAGCACCGGGTCGCCCCCGATGGTGGGGTCAAAGAGGCTCAACCCCAGCTTACGCGAGAGCAGCACGGTCAGGCTGGCCGCGGTGATGCCGGCCAGGGCAAAAAGCGAGAGCATGGAGGTGGCAAAGATGCCCCAGACGAAGATGGGCATCTTCCACAGGCCCATGCCTTTGGCCCGCAGGTTGTAGACCGTAGCAGCAAAGTTGGCCGAGCCCAGGAGGCTCGAGAGGCCCACCAGGAGCACCCCCATCATAAAGAAGTCGGTGCCTAGGCCCGTGGTGCGCGAGAAGGGGTAGTAGAAGGTCCAGCCTACATCGGGCGCTCCGCCAAAAAAGAGCGAGGTGTAGATGAGTACCCCAGAGAAAACGAAAAGCCAGGCCGCGAAGGCGTTAACCCGCGGTAGGGCCACGTCTCGCTCGCCCAGCATCAGGGGCAGGATGAAGTTGCCAAAGCCCGCCAGCCCCGCCGGGATAATGAAGAAGAAGAGCATGGTGGCCCCGTGCAGGGTGAGCACCTGGTTGTAGGCTTCCCCCACCAAAAACTGCCGCTCGGGGCCGGCAAGCTGCCAGCGAATGGCCACCGCCATCAGGCCCGATAGCCCGAAGGCCACGAATGAGGTGACCAGGTAGATCATCCCTACTTTTTTGTGGTCGCTGGTGGTCAGCAGATCCCAGACCGCCTCCCAGAAGCCCATACGCCGTGTGGTTTGTGGTGCGACTACAGCCATGTTATGGTAAACCTCCCTCTAGAACTTCTCCAGGTTGCTAAAGTCCAGACCCTCCACCTTGTGGCTCATCAGGTAAGCCGCAATGGCCTTGACGTCGTCGTCTGAAAGCTGGGGGAAGGCCGGCATCTTGATGCCGGGCTTCATGCCGGGGGAGTTTTTGATCCAGCGCTCGAGGTACTCGGGCTTGTTGGGCCACATCCCGGCCCCCACCGTGGTACGGTTGCCAAAGAAGGTTAGGTCGGGGTTCTGAGGCAGGCCTTGCGAAACCCCCTTGAGGGCGTGGCAGGCCGCGCACTGCTGCTGGTAGAGCTCCCCCCCTCGAGCCAACACAGGGTCGGTGGGGGAAGTGGCCTGGTACGCCTTGGCCCCCTCAATCCAGCGGTCAAATTCCTCCTGGGGCACCACCTTGACCCTAAAGCGCATGTTGGCGTGCGAGGCCCCACAGAGCTCCACGCACTGCCCGTAGTAGGTGCCCACCTTCTCCGGGGTTACCTCGATATGGGTGATCACGCCCGGGATGGCGTCGCGGGCCCCCACCATGCTGGTGATGCGGAAGGAGTGGATTACATCGTAGTTGCCACCATCCCCACCGGTTATCTCGAAGCGCACCGGCTTGCCCACCGGCAGAATCAGCTCGTTGGAGTTCCGCACCCCCTGGTCTTTGTAGTGGAAGTCCCACCAGAACTGCCACCCCTTCACCTCTACTACCATGGCGCCCGGAGTGGGGCGATCCAGCTTGAACATGCTCTGGGCCGTCAGGCCAAAGATGATCAGCACAATCACGGTGGGAATTACCGTCCAGGCCACCTCGAGGCGGTCGTTACCGTGTATCTGCTCGGGTTCCTGGGTTTCCTTGCCGGTGCGGCGGAACTTGATGGTTACATAGGTCAGGGCCCCCATGACCACCACAAACACCAAAGCGGCAAAGCCCATTACCCAGGCCAGCAATCCCCGCACCTCGCGGTTAAAGGCCGAGGCCTGGGGGTCAATGATGTTGAGGGTATGCCCCCCCGCCTGTCCTGGCTCGGCGGCCAGCGCCATTCCCAACATGAGCAGGGCTATCCAACCTAGACTTCTTTGCAACATTCCTCACATCCTCCCTTGGTCTTGGGGCATTCTAACGCACACCCACTGGAACTGTTTTAGCTATTCTGGATCAGGAAACCCTACTCCGGTAGGATATTCTATCTACATCCACAAAGCACGGTCTATGGCCATCACAACAAAAAGTAATGCCAGGTATAACATAGAGTATTTGTACAGCGACAGCGTCCAAGGGCGCTCTAGGGTCTGGTATAAGCGCAGACTCCGCGCCAAGAGCAGCCCATTGAGCACCAGCGCTGCCACCAGATAAAACCAGCGCAACTCCCCCATCAACACCGGTATCAGGGTAATTACCGCCGTCAGAATGGCATATAGCCAGATCTGATAAGCAGTCTCCCGCTCCCCCCGCACCACCGGCAGCATGGGAACGCCCACCGCAGCGTAGTCGTCTTTAATCATGAGCGCCAGGGCCCAAAAGTGCACCGGCGTCCAAAAGAAGATAATCAAGAACAGATACCAGGCAAACAGACTCAGATCGCCCGTGACCGCCGCCCAGCCCACCAAAGGCGGGAAGGCGCCGGCAGCCCCACCGATCACAATGTTGCTCCAGAAGCGCCGCTTCATGTAGAGGGTGTAAATGAGCACATACCAGCCCAGCCCGGCCATGGCCAGGAGCGCGGTGGTCAGGTTGGCCCCCCACCACAACAGCAAAAACGAAGAAACCATCAGGGCCGTAGCAAAGATGGTGGCATCGCGGGTGCTGATTTTGTCTGTGACCGTGGGGCGCTGGGCGGTGCGCTTCATACGGCCATCAATGTCACGGTCGATGACCATATTGAAAGCATTAGCTGCCCCAGCCGCCATATAACCGCCCAACAACACCACCACAAACAAGCCCAGACCCGGCCAGCCCCCCGCCGCAATGAACATGGCCATAAGGGTGGTGAAGAGCAGCAAGCTGATGACTCGAGGCTTGGTAAGCCAGAAATAATCGCGCCAGGTTGCGCGTTCGGGATTAGCAGCAGAAACCACCATATCAGTCTACCTTGCTCCGGGCGCAGGTACCCCAGTCGGTATCACTCGATGGCCGGAGCTTAAAGCCGATACTGCAAACAGCAGCCAGGTAATCCAAACTGCATCGGAGAGCAAAAGATGGGGCAACTGGGTATAGAGCGGTGCTGCCTGTTGCACGTTAAGGTAGCCCATCCCTAGCTGCAAGATGAACACTACCCCAGCCAGCCGAGCAAACCACTTGGTGTGGTTACTAGGTCGTAGGGCGGCTACCAAGTTGGCGGTCAGAACCACATACACACTGACCAGCACCGCTAAAAAAGGGTGGTAGATGCGAAGCTGCACCAGAAAATGCTCCCCTGGAGTGAGCGCCCGTCCCACTGCTTCGGCGGTGTTGTGCACCGGAAACAACGCGTCGCCCAGTGAGGTCAGGGCCCCAGCAGCAGCAACCAGCAGGATGCCTCCAAACCCCAAGACCAGGGCCCAACCCACCAGCCCTTGGCCTCTCCAGACCGGGCGGTGCTCAGGGTGGTTCGACCACCAGGCCGTAAGGGTCAGTGAGCCGATCAGGAAAAGGGTGTTGATGAGGTGAATAGGGGCCACAACAGCCCTGGCAACGCTGGCGTCCTCGCCCACCAGCCGAAAGAGCACCAATCCGGCACCCACCAGGCTTTCGGTAATCATGAAGAGCATAGCGAGACCGGCTCCTAGCCGTACCAGGTGCCCTTTAGGAAAGGCCCGGCGCGACCAGAGCAAAAGCCCCACCGTCAGGAACAGCGAGAGGCCGCTGGTAATGCGGTGAAAGAACTCGATGAAGGTTTCTAGGCCCCGAAAAGCCGGCAGCACCTCGCCCTTGCAGGTCGGCCAGTGCGCCCCACAACCGTCGCCGGAGCCGGTAGCCTGCACCACATCCCCCCACAAAATGACCGCCAGGGTAAAAACTACCACGCCCCAGGCATAGAAGGTAAAGCGTCGGTTTGGCATAAGAATAAAACCCCCTCCGGGGTGCAAACCCTATTCTGCCAGAACTCCATTCATTGCTCCATAAGGACAAATGTCCCCCAAAACAGCCTTGCTGGCCAAAAACATCTAACGGCTTGGCAATCGGCTCAGTGCCCGTGGTTGGGCATGAGGCTTGGGTCAAAGGGCAGCTTCACTCCCCCACGCTCGGCTAACCAGCGCTCCATGGTCTGAATCTCGCCGGCCTGACTTTGGCCCATTGCCTCGATCAGGCGGCGGGGGAGGCCTTCTGGTTTGACTTCGGCCAACCCCTGCTCAATCATGGGCAAGGCGCCCTGGTGATGGCGAATCATCAGTTGCAGGAATTTGGTCTCGGCGGCATGGCCTTGCAAGGCCAACAGTTCGGCGATCTCTTGCGGGGAAGCCATGCCCATTGCAGCAGCGACCTGGGCACTGGGGCGTTCAAAGCCAATGGTGAGCTGTCGCCACAGGGGAAGCCAGCCTCGCATCTGGGTTATCTGGGCCTGCTGGGTCTGGGCTACGTCCTGGGCAAAGTAGCGCAGGTTTTCGTCGGCAGCCCGACGCTCCAAAATTCTGGCCAACTCCACTGCTTGGGCATGGTGGGGAATCATCTTCAGGGCAAAGCGACCCTCGAGGCTGAGAGGTTGGGCCAGCAGGAAGCCCACGACCATCAGAGCTAACCCCAACAGGCCCCACAACAGCGGGCGCAAGGGCAAGGCAGGTGCAGATGCTTGCATAGAAGTGATTTTAGCCAACCGCCTTTGCCTCCCACAGGAGCACCCGGTGCCGGGTGGCAGGATATTCAGCCCGGACACAACATCTCCAAAGGCTGGAATGTGCTTGGGGCCGCTGGGATGCGTAACCCACAAAAACCTTCTCCTCTGGTTTAGATGGGCTAACCCTGAGCCAACTCTATCTCACCGGCGGCGGCCTCAAACCCTACCCGCTTGTGGCTACCATCGCAAAAAGGCTTATTTTCCGAATGGCCACAGCGACACAGAGCCAACTTGGGTCGCTCGAGCACCTGCTCTTCCCCATTCAGGGCGAATCTGGTGCCTTCAGGCAAATCCAACACCAGCGATCCATTCTCGCGCAAGCGAATTTTCATGCGCTTAGTTTAGTACTCTGGTAACAAAGTATATGACGCCGGCCTTCTCCCGTCATTGCGAGCAACCGCTGGATGCGAAGCAATCCAGCATTTCTGGCCTGGCTCGCCCAGTCAAACCTAATCTGGATTGCTTCGTCGGCGGGGGCCTCCTCGCAATGACAAGGTGCTCACATTTGCATTTGTAAGGGCAAAGTGACGTAAATCAGATTACCAGACCATTTAGCGCCATGCGGTTGGTTCAAATCGGGGCGATTGACCCTACTGCCTTGTGGGTTTGTAGTGAAGACTGGTGCTGAAGGCTAGTGATATTTTTATCAAAGTCGCCAGCCTGGTAGAGGAGGCACCAAAGATGTCCGTGAAATATTTAGGGGCTACCGTTAGAGTTAAGGGCATGCAAAACCTCGAGTTCCCCCCCTACATCAAAAGCGAACGGGTCAAACACTGGATCACCGAGGCAGTCGCGCTGTGC from Meiothermus sp. harbors:
- a CDS encoding DUF3108 domain-containing protein, with amino-acid sequence MDTAIPQSLRYSLKYAGHPAGEQRLTVEPRRDGLRLTLEANVELPPPRTRQRWESEVDQEGLPRRYRERVEGNGARVMEVEFSLEDGLVTVSQGKDDFAIPYLTQMYDPLSLILAVGALKLEVGGVEKFALVGGRAYAERLPDQNLEVIASGEKVERSVRVYRLRPGLSLLYFDEAGYPVRLTQKVGEHIFEAELVQVERLEAGQRPQSLERRQETIQRNSSRARGVATEPGKPRVVSGEPPKEREKDTAPRRRRRRRRYN
- a CDS encoding aromatic ring-hydroxylating dioxygenase subunit alpha; the encoded protein is MKPLEVHPEIAQAATLPSSFYKDPALYEAAKEKVFARSWQWVGDTDDLKAPGTVKPFTLLEGCLDEPLVLTRDFEDRLHLLSNVCTHRGMLVAETGGNARYLRCRYHGRRFGLDGCFQAMPEFEGVQGFPSPKDDLPKVAFATWGKGKFLFASLNPAVPLEEVLRPIEARVGWMPFEQFYFEPARARDYLVRAHWALYCDNYLEGFHIPYIHASLNTAIDYGSYTTEIYDWCNLQLGIAAPGEPCFELPKDSPDYGKRIAAYYYWVFPNLMLNFYPWGLSVNVVRPLGPELTKVSFLPYVWDASKLEAGAGAALDRVEREDEVVVEAVQKGVKSRFYHQGRFSVKREQGVHHFHRLLSEALG
- a CDS encoding DUF4384 domain-containing protein, which translates into the protein MKRLLVSMVGLLGLMASATPVMSPQGIILNPVPTDLSVQTWLDRDPSGLGNATYYFGDKIKIYVQVNQNAYVYLFNINADGQIDLILPNPFNQNNFLRAGETRVFPEGGARYEFTISGPAGIDQVLAVASRTPLSLAQMADIKSGQMRVQGASNLARALSIVVTPLPDQDWVSDVVHYNVQPRWASNPQPPVGATPKPPIFFITPVPGYGVLWEEREDTEYRVAYRGGDVEQVFDYYHRDLVSKGWVKVNFKSKKGKKNPAYEAEYRRGGDRLEVSINPRGGELVVKLEWGR
- a CDS encoding cbb3-type cytochrome c oxidase subunit I, translating into MAVVAPQTTRRMGFWEAVWDLLTTSDHKKVGMIYLVTSFVAFGLSGLMAVAIRWQLAGPERQFLVGEAYNQVLTLHGATMLFFFIIPAGLAGFGNFILPLMLGERDVALPRVNAFAAWLFVFSGVLIYTSLFFGGAPDVGWTFYYPFSRTTGLGTDFFMMGVLLVGLSSLLGSANFAATVYNLRAKGMGLWKMPIFVWGIFATSMLSLFALAGITAASLTVLLSRKLGLSLFDPTIGGDPVLYQQFFWFYSHPAVYIMLLPYLGIAAEVASTFARKPVFGYRFMVFALVGIAVVGFLVWAHHMFTVGESLLFQLVFVFFTVLVAVPTGVKIFSLLGTLWGGQLDFKTPLLFVMGFMFNFLLGGITGVMLAVVPFDYQVQDSYFVVAHFHNVLMAGSGFLAFAGLYYWWPKITGRMYPEFWGKVHFWLFLVGYLLTFMPQYVLGFLGMPRRYYTYPDGLYLWNELNFASTVGAVILALGGIAWMIAVIQSFRQNVKAPDNPWGGYTLEWATSSPPPSYNFAVQFPTVFKSERPLYDWEKEGLKPTPVDPATIHLPAPTVWPFMTAVGLLVTGIGISLAPDMGNAAVGGVPGWGGWLAVGLVLFLYSLFQWALRREYDHPVEHHTVTGKSNAWVGMAWFIVSEIALFGILIAGYLYLRLTGAAVPPEDHRPALWLALLNTFFLVASSFTVHYAHHDLRTNKFSPFKLGMLISILLGVVFFLFQIWEFAIASGHYVEALNAAGQSEAAQKAALWFTAFFMIVGLHGAHVVIGGTGLTLAYAQGLAGKINNHEQGTLEGSSMYWHLVDAVWLFIVTIFYIW
- the coxB gene encoding cytochrome c oxidase subunit II is translated as MLQRSLGWIALLMLGMALAAEPGQAGGHTLNIIDPQASAFNREVRGLLAWVMGFAALVFVVVMGALTYVTIKFRRTGKETQEPEQIHGNDRLEVAWTVIPTVIVLIIFGLTAQSMFKLDRPTPGAMVVEVKGWQFWWDFHYKDQGVRNSNELILPVGKPVRFEITGGDGGNYDVIHSFRITSMVGARDAIPGVITHIEVTPEKVGTYYGQCVELCGASHANMRFRVKVVPQEEFDRWIEGAKAYQATSPTDPVLARGGELYQQQCAACHALKGVSQGLPQNPDLTFFGNRTTVGAGMWPNKPEYLERWIKNSPGMKPGIKMPAFPQLSDDDVKAIAAYLMSHKVEGLDFSNLEKF
- a CDS encoding DUF305 domain-containing protein, translating into MQASAPALPLRPLLWGLLGLALMVVGFLLAQPLSLEGRFALKMIPHHAQAVELARILERRAADENLRYFAQDVAQTQQAQITQMRGWLPLWRQLTIGFERPSAQVAAAMGMASPQEIAELLALQGHAAETKFLQLMIRHHQGALPMIEQGLAEVKPEGLPRRLIEAMGQSQAGEIQTMERWLAERGGVKLPFDPSLMPNHGH
- a CDS encoding CDGSH iron-sulfur domain-containing protein, which translates into the protein MKIRLRENGSLVLDLPEGTRFALNGEEQVLERPKLALCRCGHSENKPFCDGSHKRVGFEAAAGEIELAQG